A region from the Takifugu rubripes chromosome 22, fTakRub1.2, whole genome shotgun sequence genome encodes:
- the vwa5b2 gene encoding von Willebrand factor A domain-containing protein 5B1 isoform X3, whose product MVGLRNCSTWEPLLLKSSCIKSCANGCSLGITAHLTYANADTESVEGVFVYPLGEKEVVVGFEAAIAGRLLGVQIQSRGKLECCLDCYPGSGLEGQCGNCLEWSCCGSSGIDMECTNGHLILDEDLERTTFIVGTGLIAPMDIVSISISTTLELPTLENGAIRIIYPTLLTPIVTGQMTSSKSESGGKSEENGPTSCFGATMGKQERALASEQQCAHSIFTSPAANLAPYELNFQLLVRGACLLAGLESPTHALRADADPSAQSASATYITLAQEHPYDRHIEIILHLSEAHSPLVILEKGRFSFGQYEEQISSRRDFIRCARKDSEPEKKLEFVRKRQHKDILSSPVLMLNFCPNLLCEPSELHKATRELLFLVDRSGSMSGTKIQSVKEAMVIALKSLPPGTKLNIVGFGTTIKPLFTSSKMSTDVTILQACEYLQRMRADMRGTNLLGALSWVYQQPMLRSYPRQVFIITDGSISNVAKVLELVRRNAWAGRCFGLGLGPRSCRRLLQGVANLTGGTTEYLDDEERLRPKLIKCLKKAFEPVLTDVRIDWYLPENMEALLSPNEIPPLYPGNRLIGYCTLYDMTGFKAKKTESHRQDYKGVHCGSTGSVFGLSNDELSPSSTTELMPMVTGSDNLQEAVKEISREISSEFSCAKDNTDPGSGLSVEIEWSSDVRKRIQESSYIQEQYVLTHCSLSSEQSLQTHSHSHIQASSNSDSAGGVFLPDPHSSGSVMDTGSLPQGLEKMPPPEQRSSLSRWADAVWSQNLSGETDSSVEKSELLDRSKESQRRHKALVRSTMAARSFSSPQGDLEMHRLRRALERVSFDQTLGGRLDESDGETKPPSRGTLSYKSITDSNGLMFPASPLDWDTFTDPEYLFTAAPPEPQPGQCRALIHGLLNSRAVSWEVSLDLGHLWSPESQETSVVEKCSARAGEEGKPWGEMIHQLTARSVIRDFEKMAERESDTGQGSAKRYRTKAIQTSKHCNIICMYTTFTTTDGNPNKACPDHLDPQNPGAPLDNRRSVHTGSRKNRTYSVGLGRRRTSRDSEDMEDNWNLAGRHDLGGSVYTAAAPSLTGAPCTRSQRSIESKSMESFFGARFPLGRMRSSISSGKQVPLKSHCLSAETEKQPEAEALDYLPLVRLQLASGAFLLTETYSDCLQIPLDRLKRASPYSLHRRSLSPPFRCTSPSAPSLSTSAKPPSAPTFHHVTFSLSSCSLTKPTTPPFHHTPDDTTLMLEAKLPRRHPSDRDPVTSPPELASSEEGSLELSVGPSLSQSQGQGQADSGRGSETDICEVSSVESAALLVSSQLAQEDLESSSWATAVALAWLEHRCAGYFMEWELVAAKADFWLRCQELPEGLDMAGLRGAARQLFLLLRHWDENIKLNMLCYNPNNV is encoded by the exons ATGGTGGGACTGAGAAACTGCTCGACCTGGGAACCGTTGCTGCTCAAGTCTTCCTGCATCAAGTCTTGCGCCAACGGCTGCTCCCTGGGCATCACCGCCCACCTCACCTATGCTAATGCCGACACAGAATCTGTAGAAG gtgtgtttgtgtatccTCTCGGGGaaaaggaggtggtggtgggctTTGAGGCTGCCATCGCAGGCAGGTTGTTGGGGGTCCAGATCCAGAGTCGAGGAAAGCTGGAGTGCTGTTTGGATTGCTATCCCGGGTCCGGTCTGGAAGGTCAATGTGGGAACTGTCTGGAGTGGAGCTGCTGCGGGAGCTCCGGGATCGACATGGAATGCACCAATG GACACCTGATCTTGGATGAAGACCTTGAAAGGACCACCTTCATCGTGGGCACGGGCCTCATTGCTCCCATGGATATAGTCTCCATTAGCATCAGCACCACGCTGGAACTCCCCACCTTGGAGAACGGTGCCATCCGCATCATTTACCCGACACTTCTCACGCCCATCGTCACGGGCCAGATGACCTCCAGCAAGAGCGAAAGCGGCGGCAAATCTGAGGAAAACGG ACCCACCAGCTGCTTCGGTGCCACCATGGGGAAACAAGAGCGGGCCCTGGCCTCGGAGCAGCAGTGTGCCCATTCCATCTTCACCAGCCCAGCAGCCAACCTGGCGCCGTATGAGCTCAACTTCCAGCTGTTGGTCAGGGGGGCTTGCCTGCTGGCTG GTCTGGAGAGTCCCACCCATGCTCTGAGGGCAGATGCAGACCCCAGCGCCCAGAGTGCCTCTGCCACCTACATCACCTTGGCACAGGAGCATCCATACGACAGACACATCGAAATCATTCTGCATCTCAGCG AAGCTCACAGCCCATTGGTCATATTAGAGAAAGGCAGGTTCTCATTCGGCCAGTATGAAGAGCAGATCTCCTCCCGCAGAGATTTCATCCGCTGCGCTCGAAAAGATTCTGAGCCCGAAAAGAAG ctggagTTTGTGAGGAAGCGACAGCACAAGGACATCTTGAGCAGCCCCGTGCTGATGCTGAACTTCTGTCCCAACCTGCTGTGTGAACCTTCAGAGCTTCACAAAGCCACGAGAGAGCTGCTGTTTCTGGTGGATCGCAGCGGAAGCATGAGCGGCACCAAGATCCAAAGTGTAAAG GAAGCCATGGTGATTGCACTGAAGAGCCTCCCTCCTGGCACCAAGCTCAACATTGTGGGTTTTGGCACCACCATCAAGCCTCTCTTCACCTCCAGCAAGATGAGCACTGAT GTCACCATATTGCAGGCCTGCGAGTACCTGCAGAGGATGAGAGCTGACATGAGGGGCACCAACCTGCTGGGGGCGCTCTCTTGGGTGTACCAGCAGCCCATGCTGCGCTCCTATCCTCGTCAGGTCTTCATCATCACTGATGGGTCCATTAGCAATGTGGCTAAAGTGCTGGAGCTGGTCCGGAGAAATGCATGGGCTGGCAG ATGTTTTGGCCTGGGTCTCGGTCCAAGATCTTGCAGAAGACTCCTGCAGGGTGTTGCCAATCTCACAGGAGGGACTACAGAGTACTTGGACGATGAGGAGAGATTGCGACCCAAG TTAATCAAGTGCCTGAAGAAAGCTTTTGAGCCGGTGCTGACTGATGTCCGGATCGATTGGTACCTGCCAGAAAACATGGAGGCGTTGCTTTCACCCAATGAGATCCCGCCGCTCTACCCAGGCAACCGTCTAATTGGATACTGCACTCTGTATGACATGACGGGTTTCAAGGCAAAAAAAACAGAG TCACACAGGCAGGACTATAAAGGTGTGCATTGCGGCTCCACTGGCTCAGTTTTTGGCCTGTCAAATGATGAGCTTTCACCATCTTCCACCACTGAGTTAATGCCCATGGTGACAGGCTCAGATAACTTACAGGAGGCGGTGAAGGAGATATCCAGAGAAATCTCCTCTGAGTTCTCCTGTGCAAAAGACAACACAGACCCCGGTTCAGGCCTAA GTGTGGAGATAGAGTGGTCAAGTGACGTGAGAAAAAGGATTCAGGAGAGCTCTTATATCCAAGAGCAGTATGTTCTGACCCACTGCTCCCTCAGCAGTGAACAGagcctgcaaacacactcacactcgcaCATACAGGCCTCGTCCAACTCTGACTCTGCAGGCGGGGTCTTTCTGCCCGACCCTCACTCCTCTGGCTCAGTGATGGACACAGGTTCTTTACCCCAAGGTCTTGAGAAGATGCCCCCTCCAGAGCAGAGATCGTCCCTTTCCCGTTGGGCAGACGCTGTGTGGTCTCAGAACCTCTCTGGGGAAACTGACAGCTCTGTAGAAAAA AGTGAGCTTCTGGATCGAAGTAAGGAGAGTCAAAGGAGACATAAAGCGCTGGTCCGTTCAACCATGGCAGCACGGAGCTTCTCGTCCCCCCAGGGAGACCTGGAGATGCACCGTCTAAGGAGAGCTCTGGAGAGGGTCTCCTTTGACCAGACACTGGGGGGGAGGCTGGATGAAAGTGATGGAGAGACAAAACCCCCATCAAGAGGAACGTTATCCTACAAAAGCATCACTGACTCCA ATGGACTCATGTTCCCCGCTTCTCCGCTGGACTGGGACACCTTCACAGACCCAGAATACCTCTTCACGGCCGCTCCGCCTGAACCGCAGCCTGGCCAGTGCCGCGCACTCATTCACGGCCTGCTGAATAGCAGAGCTGTGTCGTGGGAGGTTAGTTTGGACTTGGGGCATCTCTGGAGCCCTGAGAGTCAGGAGACATCGGTGGTTGAGAAGTGTAGTGCGAGagcgggagaggaggggaaaccaTGGGGGGAGATGATTCACCAGCTGACTGCTCGCTCAGTTATAAGGGACTTTGAGAAAATGGCAGAAAGGGAGAGCGACACAGGACAGG GTTCAGCTAAGCGATATCGTACCAAAGCAATCCAGACCAGCAAACACTGCAATATCATCTGCATGTACACAACCTTTACCACTACAGATGGCAACCCAAACAAAGCCTGCCCAGACCACTTAGACCCACAGAACCCAG GGGCGCCTCTGGACAACAGGCGGAGTGTCCACACAGGTAGTCGCAAGAACAGGACCTACTCTGTGGGATTAGGAAGACGGCGCACCAGCAGAGACAGTGAAGACATGGAGGACAACTGGAACTTAGCAGGTAGACACG ACCTGGGTGGGAGCGTTTACACCGCGGCAGCTCCTTCATTAACCGGCGCCCCCTGCACTCGGTCCCAGCGCTCCATTGAGAGCAAGTCGATGGAGAGCTTCTTCGGTGCAAG gttcCCACTGGGCAGAATGAGGTCTTCCATTTCTTCTGGAAAACAGGTCCCTCTAAAATCCCATTGTCTGTCTGCAGAGACTGAGAAACAACCGGAAGCTGAAGCTTTGGACTACCTGCCCCTG GTGCGTCTGCAGTTGGCCTCAGGAGCATTTCTGCTGACTGAGACCTACTCCGACTGTCTCCAGATCCCTCTGGACCGCCTAAAGAGGGCTTCACCTTATAGCCTTCACCGCCGCAGCCTGAGCCCACCCTTCCGCTGCACGTCTCCCAGCGCTCCATCGTTATCAACCTCCGCTAAGCCTCCCAGTGCACCAACTTTCCACCATGTTACCTTTTCCCTTTCTTCCTGCTCCCTCACCAAACCAACCACGCCTCCATTCCACCACACTCCTGATGACACCACCCTGATGCTGGAAGCGAAGCTTCCTCGGAGACACCCGTCCGACCGAGACCCGGTCACTTCACCCCCTGAGCTGGCGAGCTCTGAGGAAGGCTCCCTGGAGCTCTCCGTCGGGCCCTCTCTGAGCCAaagccagggccagggtcaggcaGACAGCGGACGCGGGTCAGAGACGGACATATGCGAAGTCTCCTCAGTAGAATCGGCCGCCCTTCTGGTTAGCAGCCAGCTGGCTCAAGAGGACCTGGAGAGCTCCAGCTGGGCCACCGCCGTGGCTCTGGCGTGGCTTGAGCACCGCTGCGCAGGCTACTTCATGGAGTGGGAACTAGTGGCGGCCAAAGCAGACTTCTGGCTGCGATGCCAGGAACTGCCGGAGGGACTGGACATGGCAGGGCTGAGGGGAGCCGCCAGacagctgttcctgctgctgcgccACTGGGATGAAAACATCAAGCTGAACATGTTGTGTTATAACCCCAATAATGTGTGA